In Anseongella ginsenosidimutans, one genomic interval encodes:
- a CDS encoding L-histidine N(alpha)-methyltransferase, whose product MKGFLNEILRGLRACPKYLPAKYFYDETGDRLFQQIMSSPEYYLTRCEYEIFSLKTPAIADLLQSHLPLFDLVELGAGDCLKSRFLLKELVHRNLSFTFYPVDISANVIEQLTQTLPEAIPGLKLHGLNGEYLAMLEKARQLSDRPKVVLFLGANIGNLEKDQTGIFLAQIRATLKKGDLLCIGFDLKKDPDIILSAYNDKAGLTRAFNLNLLKRINREFEADFDLTAFKHFPVYDPVSGACRSFLISLKQQRVNMKTAGESFCFEPYEPVFMEISQKYSRDEILALALTSGFRPLTTFCDSKHWFGDAIWEVDDK is encoded by the coding sequence ATGAAAGGTTTTTTGAACGAGATTTTAAGAGGTTTGCGGGCTTGCCCCAAGTACCTTCCGGCTAAATACTTTTATGACGAAACCGGCGACCGCTTGTTCCAGCAAATCATGAGCAGTCCTGAATACTACCTGACGCGCTGCGAATACGAAATATTCAGTTTGAAAACTCCTGCAATTGCCGATCTGCTGCAAAGCCATTTGCCGCTTTTTGACCTGGTTGAACTGGGAGCCGGCGATTGCCTGAAGTCGCGTTTTCTGCTAAAGGAGCTGGTGCATCGAAACCTTTCCTTTACCTTTTATCCCGTAGATATTTCCGCAAACGTCATTGAACAATTAACTCAAACGCTGCCGGAGGCAATCCCTGGTCTTAAGCTGCATGGATTGAACGGGGAATACCTGGCGATGCTGGAAAAGGCGCGGCAGCTTTCAGACCGTCCAAAGGTCGTGCTGTTTTTAGGGGCCAATATCGGCAACCTGGAAAAAGACCAGACCGGGATATTCCTGGCACAGATTCGAGCAACGCTTAAAAAGGGAGACTTGCTATGCATCGGCTTTGACCTGAAGAAGGATCCGGATATTATTTTATCGGCCTATAATGATAAGGCCGGACTCACACGAGCATTCAACCTGAATCTGCTGAAGCGGATAAACCGCGAGTTCGAAGCTGACTTCGATCTTACAGCTTTTAAGCACTTTCCCGTTTATGATCCGGTAAGCGGGGCCTGCCGGAGTTTCCTGATCAGCCTTAAACAGCAGCGCGTGAACATGAAAACAGCTGGCGAAAGCTTTTGCTTTGAACCCTACGAGCCGGTTTTTATGGAGATTTCTCAGAAATACTCCCGGGACGAGATCCTTGCTTTGGCACTCACCAGCGGTTTCAGGCCGCTCACCACCTTCTGCGACAGCAAACATTGGTTTGGGGACGCAATATGGGAAGTGGACGATAAATAA
- a CDS encoding dienelactone hydrolase family protein: protein MKEIRKEDIKQEVFDLYDDYAHNRVGRREFMQRLSTYAVGGLTVASLASFLMPDYKNAIQIRQDDPRLKSEYVNYPSVKGGGTIKALLSMPADAEQRLGGVIVVHENRGLNPHIEDVGRRAALAGFISIAPDALTPLGGYPGNDDDGRELQRKRDRNEMLEDFIAAFEYLKDHKNCNGKAGVVGFCFGGWISNMMAVRIPDLAASVPFYGGQPESEDVPKIQAPLLLHYAELDTRVNEGWPAYEAALKANNKEYTAHMYAGANHGFHNDTTPRYDKAAAELAWKRTIDFFNEKLT, encoded by the coding sequence ATGAAGGAAATCCGGAAAGAAGACATCAAACAGGAGGTGTTTGATCTTTATGACGATTACGCGCATAACCGGGTCGGCCGGCGCGAATTTATGCAAAGGTTATCTACATATGCTGTGGGAGGGCTCACGGTAGCGTCTCTTGCGAGTTTCCTTATGCCTGATTATAAGAACGCTATTCAGATCCGGCAGGACGATCCCCGTTTAAAGTCAGAATATGTTAATTATCCGTCCGTAAAGGGCGGCGGAACTATTAAGGCTCTATTGTCCATGCCTGCGGATGCGGAACAGCGGCTCGGAGGTGTCATAGTTGTTCATGAAAACCGGGGCTTGAATCCGCATATTGAAGATGTAGGAAGGAGGGCTGCTTTGGCAGGATTTATTTCAATCGCACCTGATGCCTTAACCCCCTTAGGAGGTTATCCTGGAAATGATGACGATGGCCGGGAACTTCAGCGTAAACGTGACAGAAATGAAATGCTGGAAGATTTCATCGCCGCTTTTGAATACCTGAAAGACCACAAAAATTGCAATGGCAAAGCCGGAGTGGTTGGTTTTTGCTTTGGCGGCTGGATTTCAAATATGATGGCGGTACGAATTCCGGACCTGGCGGCATCTGTGCCATTCTACGGCGGGCAGCCCGAAAGTGAAGATGTCCCCAAAATACAGGCGCCGCTTCTCTTGCATTATGCGGAGCTGGATACCCGTGTGAATGAAGGATGGCCGGCCTATGAAGCGGCTTTAAAAGCTAACAATAAGGAATATACAGCTCACATGTATGCCGGAGCAAATCACGGCTTTCATAACGATACAACACCTCGTTATGATAAAGCTGCAGCAGAGCTTGCCTGGAAACGTACCATCGATTTTTTTAATGAAAAGTTAACCTGA